The Zygotorulaspora mrakii chromosome 6, complete sequence genome includes the window TACAGCTGAAATGTTGGCTTGAGGACCCAAACTAGTCACTGGATGAATAGGTGGGTGCGCTTTATCATCGTGCGTACCACTTCTTGGAATTGTAAATTTGTTGGTCCCGGGAGAGTCAGAGAGTAGTTCTTCCGCATACGCAGCCCAAGAAGTCCTCGAATTTTGATCGCTGGTTTCCAACATAGCCTGTTTTTTGACAAGAGATTTTAAATCCATGCTTTGCGGGAAGATATCGGTCTCAGTTCTAGGGTATGAAAGAAAGCCTTTTTGATATAACTTCTCAGCAGCATCTAAAGACTCCTTGGCTTTaagcttcaaaaatcttgcgCAATTTTTCTGTAATTCAACTGTAGTTAGTGGGAGTGGTCTATATTTTGATGTGGGTTTGGATTTTAGATCATTTACCTTGGCTATGTTGCCCGCTTTTTCGATACAAACTTCATAGAAGGTCAACACGCTATGTCTATCAAATAAATGGCCTCTTTGCCACTGAAAGGTTGTATTGATATCGCCATCTTTCAGCAGTAATTGAATGTACCAGAACTCCTCTGATATAAAATTTCGTATTCTCTCAAACCGATCCACAACAAATCCCAGCGTGGGAAACTGACAGGTGCCATAGGATATTACGATTGGggcatcttttttttcccttgtgttattattgttattgttattgttattgttgcTATGATGGGAAGGTCGTACAGCACCATTGGCACTCATCACTTTATTTCTCATCGTGTCCGTAAGTAGTCTCGTGAAAGTAACACCAGCTCGAAGATCTATTTCCATTCTTGTGCTCACGGCATTCACGCTTCGCATGTCTAGCCTCTGTGGGTTCCTTGCAGAATGCAAAATGTGACCTCTCTCCAAATGCGAGAATATGGCACGATACATAACAGCTTGAGTCAAGCTACTGTTCCCTCTATTTGCTTCACGAAAAATCTCCCATCCAATATATTCGCCTTCACGGTCGCAATCCGTCCATATCATTAAAAAATCAGCATTTCTAGCTTCCTTTTTTATATTGCTCGATATCTTCCTTTGATTGCTATCGAGTACTTCATCGAGCGGCGCATCAAACAGTTCATTTATATTGCATTTCCCCCATCCGTATCGGTCGTTGGCAAAATCAATCCCCGTTAAATGACCTGCTACACTCGTCATGGTGACTTGGCAGTTGCTGCCATTGCTAATGAAGGGAAAACCATTGAAGTCAAAGTCATAGTTCTTCACATACATGTATCCTGAGTCACGTGTGTTTAGCCTGCCTCCTCCCAAGATCTGCGAAACAGCCTTAGCAATGGAATTCTTCTCAGCAACGCACAAAACTTTCATTATGCAGTCAAGGCTGCTCCGCTTCAATCTTATGTGCACCTTTAAGCtgttatttttctttgttttctatatcagATGAATTAcgaatttcatttttgatctttgGCGTTTCATCCGGATGACCGCAGTGAAAGAATAAAGAGAGACAAAGATCACATCATAGTTGCTTCAGTGCtttccaaattcaaaacGGGAGATGTGGGCTTCTCTCTCCATTACCGGCTTTGATGTTACAACTCTCAACAGACATATTACTCTCATCGAGCTGGTCAGCGAAGAGTATAACTAAAGCTCGTCGGAAGCGGAGTTTCATGATATGCGACTCATACGCCATTGATGATGTACCAGTACAGATGGCACTGCTTAACAAAATTGGACTATATGTTGTACAAAGTTGCCCATGACTGTGTGTACATTAGATTTCATTCCATCACATTAGGGGAACGTATATGTACAGGTAGAGTTTCCAACGAGCTAGTACCCTTCACTTTTCAGATTACCATACTCTGCAAAATCGGACTCAATACACCCAAACGCTACCTGCCACTTTATATGTATTCATTGTGTACTCTGTGGAATGAACATTGACGCCTGGCTCAAGCTAATCTACCGACCGAAATAATCATATCAGTAAAGCTCAGCGGCTAAATGAATTGATGCATTTTCTAAGGGTGAGTAATCAAAGCGAGTCGTTTGTGATTGTTTGTAGCGCTTATCCTATATTTTTTGCCTTCAATCAACCTAGTACTTGGAATATTGAGAGAGAAAGCTACTACCAATTACTGAGAACACCGTCCTGACCTTCAATGGTCATTTGCGTGTATTTTAAGTCCCCTGGAGTTCTTTGTGCTTTTATACATGTTTCAAACAAAAGTTTAAACAGCTTCAATAGGTCTTGAACTTTCTCTGTAAGCGACCATGCAATCAATGCTTTTTGAGACGACACAGACTGCCAACCGTTAGTACCGTTATCCCTAAACCAAGACTAGATTAGTGGCATAAGCTAGATCCTCTGCCAAAGATAATACACAGTATCATTCAATCATAACCTTCCAACGTCTAGTTCATTGAGCTCCTAAGCTAGAAAATGTTTTGGATATTCCGATCGAATATTCAGCCTGATATTAACAGTGTTATTGTTAAGCAGACAAACTGTGAAGTTTAACCGCTCAGGGCTGACGCAATCACTCGTCACggctttttttttttcaaactttttttacAGCACAGTGGTGAAAAAGTATCAGAAATATATGAGAATGCAAATGAGTACTTCTAAAAGGTCCATGGTTTTAAGATATACTGGTAGATCTTTACAATTTGCAGCTACTGAATGCTTATTACTTGAAATATAGTGATAAGAAATTTTACGGTGGAAACCAGTCGAAATCCGCGTATGCTTGAATGGCCTTTTTAAAGCACggaaattttcttttgccCAAGTTATATGTGTTCAAATACCTCAACAAACAGCCGATAGCcaatttttaaaaagaaACATAAAATCTAGAATTGTTAAACAGTGGAGGCTCTAGCAAATTCAGAACATTCCAAGACCACGCCCGGAAATATATTTAAATGACAGTAACGCCTTCCGACGCTGAGAAAAATGTTTGGGATACTATATCAGAGCTGCATAACCAGCTAAATGCTACGATTCAATCAAAACAGATAATAGAAGACTATGCATTGCTCAGTGGTTTTTTGACTTTTGTCGACTCCAAACTGAGTCGAATGATAAGCGAAAGTCTGCAAATGCAGCAAGCAATCTATGAAGATACTGTGGATAGGGAAGTGAGTCACTCTCACGTCATTCGCATCGACAATGAAAGTGTTCCATTGATTTTAAGACTATATTGGGAAAAAATATGTCATCCTATCTTCAAATGGTTCCAAGCATGGAGGGCTGCTTTACTTTCCAAAGACTCTAAGGAACAGCGGAAGCATGTAGAGTTcagaaaaatgaattcCAAGTTGACCAAGTTTTTTAAATCTGTTCACAAGTTTTACTATAGGATAATCGATGATTTGCTCAGCAAATATGACACGTCTGCGGTTATAGCAGCCGAAATCATCAAGCAACTGTGCGCTGGTGTCGAAAAggaaggagaaaaaaaaattgttttaGATGCAAAGAGTAACTTTACTATCTTGATAGTGGTATCTTTGCACTCTTGTTTACTGAACTTGGGCTCAGCACATCGTTACAAGTCGATCGCGGAGAAGTTTTCGAATCATTATGTTTtccaagatttcaaaaaatccatGAGATATTTGGATTTGGCTTGCCTCATTCTCCCTTCAATAGGTGAGGCTCATCTTCAGAAAGGTCTCATTTATGTCCAGATTGAAAGACTGGGAGCCGCTATGTACGAATTTATCAGAAGCTCTTTGGCTAGAATTCCTAATAATGCTGCACAGGCTAATTTTGCAACTATTATAGCCGAAAAGGATAGTAGATTACGAAAAAGACTCGATATTCTGCTGAAGGATATCAATGCTCAGGATCTAAATTCTAGTAGGATTGTAAACAGGGAAATTATTGagtattattttttggCGATATTCGGCTCTTATTTTGCACCTCAATGCTGGCTCAACTCGGC containing:
- the TOP3 gene encoding DNA topoisomerase 3 (similar to Saccharomyces cerevisiae TOP3 (YLR234W); ancestral locus Anc_8.414) — translated: MKVLCVAEKNSIAKAVSQILGGGRLNTRDSGYMYVKNYDFDFNGFPFISNGSNCQVTMTSVAGHLTGIDFANDRYGWGKCNINELFDAPLDEVLDSNQRKISSNIKKEARNADFLMIWTDCDREGEYIGWEIFREANRGNSSLTQAVMYRAIFSHLERGHILHSARNPQRLDMRSVNAVSTRMEIDLRAGVTFTRLLTDTMRNKVMSANGAVRPSHHSNNNNNNNNNNTREKKDAPIVISYGTCQFPTLGFVVDRFERIRNFISEEFWYIQLLLKDGDINTTFQWQRGHLFDRHSVLTFYEVCIEKAGNIAKVNDLKSKPTSKYRPLPLTTVELQKNCARFLKLKAKESLDAAEKLYQKGFLSYPRTETDIFPQSMDLKSLVKKQAMLETSDQNSRTSWAAYAEELLSDSPGTNKFTIPRSGTHDDKAHPPIHPVTSLGPQANISAVERRVYEYVARHFLACCSADAKGQTTTLTIDWAEEIFTASGLIVLERNFLDVYPWAKWETTKRLPRLEMNQECKIEKAEMRSGSTSPPNPMTESELIMLMDANGIGTDATIAEHIEKIQLRKYIKSEKSGKETYLQPTTLGVALVHGFEAIGLEDSFAKPFQRREMEVDLKKICDGNKTKNEVVVDIVAKYKKYWAKTDSSKSKLLEVYDNVLRSMS